In one Streptomyces sp. T12 genomic region, the following are encoded:
- a CDS encoding respiratory chain complex I subunit 1 family protein codes for MSAVGYVAVAGQVVAVGAGAPLLTGWMRQIRARLEGRAGAGVLQPWRDARKLLRKEPITPVGTGPAFRAAPALLVATTMVAAALVPLLSTDTPVSGHADLILVVALIALGTLVLALAGLDTGTAFGGMGASREMTVAALVEPTILLSVFALSIPAGTTNIPAIVSGAVHEPARLTSPAGLLATAALAVAVLAETGRIPVDNPSTHLELTMIHEAMVLEYAGPDLALVELGAQMRLTLLLGLLSSLFVPWGIATSASWTALLLALVLFAVKVVLLGAVLATAEVFWAKVRLFRVPELLAGSFLLALLAVTASYFLSGES; via the coding sequence GTGAGTGCGGTCGGATACGTTGCGGTGGCCGGTCAGGTCGTCGCGGTCGGCGCCGGAGCGCCGCTGCTGACCGGCTGGATGCGGCAGATCAGGGCCCGCCTGGAAGGCCGGGCCGGGGCGGGAGTGCTGCAGCCCTGGCGGGACGCGCGCAAGTTGCTGCGCAAAGAGCCGATCACGCCGGTCGGTACCGGTCCCGCGTTCCGGGCCGCTCCCGCGCTGCTGGTCGCCACCACCATGGTGGCCGCCGCGCTCGTGCCGCTACTGTCGACCGACACCCCGGTCAGCGGTCACGCGGACCTGATCCTCGTGGTGGCGCTGATCGCGCTGGGCACTCTGGTGCTGGCCCTAGCAGGGCTGGACACAGGCACCGCGTTCGGCGGAATGGGCGCCTCCCGGGAGATGACCGTCGCCGCGTTGGTCGAACCGACCATCCTGCTGTCGGTGTTCGCCCTGTCGATACCGGCCGGAACCACCAACATCCCCGCCATCGTCTCCGGCGCCGTCCACGAACCCGCCCGGCTCACCTCCCCGGCCGGCCTGCTGGCCACGGCCGCACTCGCGGTGGCGGTGCTCGCGGAGACCGGGCGGATTCCGGTGGACAATCCCTCCACGCACCTCGAGCTGACCATGATCCATGAGGCGATGGTGCTGGAGTACGCGGGCCCCGACCTGGCGCTGGTCGAACTCGGCGCTCAGATGCGGCTCACCCTGCTGCTGGGGCTGCTGTCCTCGCTGTTCGTGCCCTGGGGCATCGCCACCAGCGCCTCCTGGACAGCTCTGCTGCTGGCGCTGGTGCTGTTCGCGGTGAAGGTCGTGCTGCTGGGCGCGGTGCTGGCGACGGCCGAGGTGTTCTGGGCGAAGGTGCGGCTGTTCCGGGTGCCCGAACTGCTTGCCGGGTCCTTCCTGCTGGCGCTGCTCGCGGTGACCGCCTCGTACTTCCTGAGCGGAGAGTCATGA
- a CDS encoding proton-conducting transporter membrane subunit — MAESPEPEAPPRRRPAAWAGLLSPAVILLCGSLLAVAVVEDGPTAAYSGLLRTDALTAWMLLVIGAVALVACASTPAYLAGEWTTGRPAAQYHALVHAFLAAMSLAVLTANLGVLWVAIEATTIVTAFLVGHRHTRTSVEAAWKYVVICSAGIALAFLGTVLIYYAARQAGIAEAWALDWPTLLARADRLDPAVTRLGITLVILGFGAKAGLIPLHAWLPDAHSQAPAPVSALMSGVLLSVAFAAILRYRIIADAALGPGFTQVLLAGIALLTLALAAGMLLAQRDYKRMLAYSSMEHMSLIALAAAIGSPLALSAALLHIAGHGLAKSVAFCASGHILRLTGTTRIGRVRGLLARVPWLGALFGLGVVALLGFPPFSLFASELGIARAGFAAGGGLAWATAAAFTVVLVAFAALSLRTARMLLGPGEPVDEHPSALWPLALGLLGCAALGIGLGPLTDLLTIAADTIGRP; from the coding sequence GTGGCGGAGTCACCCGAACCCGAAGCACCCCCGAGGCGCCGGCCCGCGGCCTGGGCCGGACTCCTCTCGCCCGCCGTGATCCTGCTGTGCGGGAGTCTGCTCGCGGTGGCCGTCGTCGAGGACGGCCCGACGGCGGCGTACTCCGGACTTCTGCGGACCGACGCGCTGACTGCCTGGATGCTGCTGGTCATCGGCGCGGTCGCGCTCGTCGCCTGCGCCTCGACCCCCGCGTACCTGGCGGGCGAATGGACCACGGGCCGCCCGGCAGCGCAGTACCACGCTCTCGTCCACGCCTTCCTCGCCGCCATGAGCCTGGCCGTGCTCACCGCCAACCTCGGCGTGCTGTGGGTCGCCATCGAGGCGACCACCATCGTCACCGCTTTCCTCGTCGGCCACCGCCACACCCGCACGTCCGTCGAGGCGGCCTGGAAGTACGTGGTGATCTGTTCCGCCGGGATCGCGCTCGCTTTCCTCGGCACCGTCCTGATCTACTACGCCGCCCGACAGGCCGGCATCGCCGAGGCATGGGCGCTGGACTGGCCCACCCTGCTCGCCCGCGCCGACCGCCTTGACCCTGCGGTCACCCGGCTCGGCATCACCCTCGTCATCCTCGGCTTCGGCGCCAAGGCCGGCCTGATCCCGCTGCACGCCTGGCTGCCCGACGCCCACAGCCAGGCCCCGGCTCCCGTGTCCGCGCTGATGTCCGGGGTGCTGCTTTCGGTCGCGTTCGCCGCGATCCTGCGCTACCGAATCATTGCCGACGCCGCCCTCGGGCCCGGCTTCACCCAGGTCCTGCTCGCGGGCATTGCCCTGCTCACCCTCGCCCTGGCCGCCGGGATGCTGCTGGCCCAGCGCGACTACAAGCGAATGCTGGCCTACTCCAGCATGGAGCACATGAGTCTGATCGCCCTCGCCGCGGCGATCGGCAGCCCGCTCGCCCTGTCCGCCGCTCTGCTTCACATCGCCGGACACGGCCTGGCCAAGTCCGTCGCCTTCTGCGCCTCCGGGCACATCCTCCGCCTCACCGGCACGACGCGCATCGGCCGCGTCCGCGGCTTACTCGCCCGGGTTCCCTGGCTTGGGGCCCTGTTCGGGCTGGGTGTGGTGGCGCTGCTCGGCTTCCCGCCGTTCAGCCTCTTCGCCTCCGAACTCGGCATCGCCCGCGCGGGGTTCGCGGCCGGAGGGGGACTGGCCTGGGCCACGGCCGCCGCCTTCACAGTGGTCCTGGTCGCCTTCGCTGCGCTCTCCCTCCGTACGGCGCGGATGCTGCTCGGCCCCGGGGAACCGGTCGACGAACACCCGTCCGCACTGTGGCCGCTCGCCCTCGGCCTGCTGGGCTGCGCGGCCCTGGGCATCGGACTCGGACCGCTCACCGACCTGCTGACCATCGCCGCGGACACCATCGGGAGGCCGTGA